A single region of the Triticum dicoccoides isolate Atlit2015 ecotype Zavitan chromosome 2B, WEW_v2.0, whole genome shotgun sequence genome encodes:
- the LOC119367360 gene encoding proline-rich receptor-like protein kinase PERK12, with protein sequence MAAGENVPASGGLAQQPPPIVTNNDLPLAASNSNLHAFTFAELCAATEGFACCNQIGSGEFGTAYRGFIEDGVRPGLPAQPVAVKRTRWRVDNYVEGMVKEAMFLGELQLRHPCLVRMIGYCCEEEHRLLVYELMDHGSLDDYFFKPFYRPVLPWSTRLSIVLATAKGLVSLHGAEKPLICGEFNASDILLDSDNNAKISLSGLRLDTRASDGSVTTTRSRLGTPRGSAPEYVMSGSLTPKCDVYSFGVVLLEILITGMKWVDMKRPVKEERNLLEYARPNLEDPVKLAGIMDKALKAIYPVAAAHKAALVTYKCLHVKPEERPDMSDVVKALDLLTDAAIKEDQLPVPAPVSPNSNMHRFTFAELSAATGGFASGNKIGSGSFGTVYRGSLEDGFRPGLPAKPVAVKRVRADDYHSEEHLKDSIFLGELQPRQPSLVKMIGYCYEGLHRLLVYELMGHGSLANYLSSDIRVVLSWSTRLSIALATAKGLLSLHGEEKPLISVKFNASNILLDSYNNVKLSDLWFARKFGKGDDPNVYTLITSGYGSAPEYVMSGDFTKKSDVYCFGVVLLEILTGQRLAWLACASEQNLRNLRPRLRDPLKLGRVMDPVLKDIYPVAAAHDACMVAYRCLHASPGKRPSMLAVVEALDLLVGVTIADEVEASQTSTRS encoded by the exons ATGGCGGCGGGGGAGAACGTCCCAGCAAGCGGCGGGTTGGCGCAGCAGCCACCGCCGATCGTCACGAACAACGACCTGCCGCTGGCGGCGTCCAACTCCAACCTGCACGCCTTCACGTTCGCGGAGCTGTGCGCGGCGACCGAGGGGTTCGCCTGCTGCAACCAAATCGGCAGCGGCGAGTTCGGGACGGCGTACAGGGGATTCATCGAGGACGGTGTCCGGCCGGGGCTCCCGGCGCAGCCCGTCGCCGTCAAGCGGACACGGTGGCGGGTCGACAACTACGTCGAGGGAATGGTG AAGGAGGCGATGTTCCTCGGGGAGCTGCAGCTGCGGCATCCCTGCCTGGTGAGGATGATCGGCTACTGCTGCGAGGAGGAGCACAGGCTCCTCGTCTACGAGCTCATGGACCATGGCAGCTTGGACGACTACTTCTTCAAGC CTTTTTATCGTCCCGTGCTGCCATGGTCAACCAGACTAAGCATCGTCTTAGCTACGGCGAAAGGGCTGGTGTCCCTCCACGGCGCGGAGAAGCCATTGATCTGCGGCGAATTCAATGCCTCCGACATCCTACTGGACTCG GATAACAATGCCAAGATCTCGCTCTCGGGCCTGAGGCTTGACACGAGAGCGAGCGACGGCTCGGTCACCACCACGCGCTCGCGCCTTGGAACACCGCGCGGCAGCGCACCGGAGTACGTCATGTCCGGCAGTCTCACCCCGAAATGCGACGTGTACAGCTTCGGGGTGGTGTTGTTGGAGATTCTGATCACAGGGATGAAGTGGGTAGACATGAAAAGACCCGTCAAGGAGGAGCGGAACCTGTTGGAGTACGCGCGGCCGAATCTCGAAGACCCGGTTAAACTGGCAGGGATCATGGATAAAGCATTGAAGGCCATCTACCCAGTGGCAGCCGCACACAAGGCTGCCCTGGTCACATACAAGTGTCTCCATGTCAAACCCGAGGAGAGGCCAGACATGTCGGACGTCGTGAAGGCGCTGGATCTGCTTACCGACGCCGCCATCAAGGAGGATCAGTTGCCGGTGCCGGCGCCCGTGTCGCCCAACTCCAACATGCACAGGTTCACCTTTGCGGAGCTGAGCGCCGCGACCGGAGGGTTCGCCTCAGGAAACAAAATCGGCAGCGGCAGTTTCGGGACGGTGTACAGGGGATCCCTCGAGGACGGCTTCCGGCCGGGGCTCCCGGCGAAGCCAGTCGCCGTCAAGAGAGTCCGTGCTGACGACTACCACTCCGAGGAACATCTG AAAGACTCGATATTCCTGGGGGAGCTGCAGCCGCGGCAGCCGAGCCTGGTGAAGATGATCGGCTACTGCTACGAGGGGCTGCACAGGCTTCTCGTCTACGAGCTAATGGGCCATGGCAGCTTGGCAAACTACCTCTCCAGTG ATATTCGTGTTGTGTTGTCATGGTCAACACGGTTAAGCATTGCTCTAGCTACCGCGAAAGGGTTGTTGTCCCTCCATGGTGAAGAGAAGCCACTGATCTCCGTCAAATTTAACGCCTCCAACATCTTACTAGACTCG TATAACAATGTCAAGCTATCAGACCTGTGGTTCGCCAGAAAATTCGGGAAAGGTGACGATCCTAACGTGTACACACTCATAACAAGTGGGTACGGCTCTGCGCCGGAGTACGTCATGTCCGGGGACTTCACCAAGAAGAGCGAcgtgtactgcttcggagtggtgttACTGGAGATCCTAACCGGACAGAGGTTGGCCTGGTTGGCCTGTGCTTCAGAACAGAACCTGCGGAACCTACGACCACGTCTGAGAGACCCGCTCAAGCTAGGGAGGGTCATGGACCCGGTGTTGAAAGACATTTACCCGGTGGCAGCGGCACATGATGCTTGCATGGTCGCGTATAGGTGCCTTCACGCAAGCCCCGGGAAACGTCCAAGCATGTTGGCTGTTGTGGAGGCACTTGATTTGCTTGTTGGTGTCACCATCGCGGACGAGGTCGAAGCTAGTCAGACAAGCACAAGGTCATGA
- the LOC119360651 gene encoding uncharacterized protein LOC119360651, producing MRRITTKRWGPYRRTGQTSGSGAGAGAGAVDRLSALPDALLHHIMSFLKAWEVVPTCVLARRWRHLWASAPCVDLRVRHSSVRDANPPEEFRDFVDSLFLHRDASASVDTLRLRSSDDYVGFDEKGANSWIRTAVSRKARVIHLVGHRKGVASLDRVPFVSCHLKILKLSYARLDVRILGQLSSSCKSLEELDLKDCLVTGPKIVSTSLKKLIMLKCTFNWDFSITAPNLVLLRLITPSVRFPSFINFGSLVTGTIILDDSLLCDDFGYISDEDNFDETSDDDNHNDDKRENYKIHDDCSLSDDDFGYISDDNPGYISDDGDFDDFGFGYGFPNGRYGHSRYKDNYDYGSDIDSDDNTYEYSEIANDAKYGYKGAKLSSEDGKYGGNSGRNYSKILGGQNMLESLSTAMSLELLSDAGEVVLSRELKRCPTFSNLKTLSLGEWCMAADFDALIFLLQHSPNIKRLFLQLKLNFSMRKALETCIKLERRSFTCKDLRIVKIKCSKDDGRVHTLAHMFSANGIPLQYIYVRRSGNAHLRGQKFIRELAKQELDECGDDWM from the exons ATGCGCCGGATAACCACCAAGCGCTGGGGGCCTTACCGCCGCACTGGCCAGACGTCAggctccggcgccggcgccggcgccggcgcggtcGACCGCCTCAGCGCCCTCCCGGACGCGCTCCTGCACCACATCATGTCGTTCCTGAAGGCCTGGGAGGTGGTCCCCACTTGCGTGCTCGCGCGGCGGTGGCGCCACCTCTGGGCGTCCGCGCCCTGCGTCGACCTCCGCGTGCGCCACTCCTCCGTCCGCGATGCCAACCCGCCGGAGGAGTTCCGTGACTTCGTGGAcagcctcttcctccaccgcgaTGCGTCCGCGTCGGTGGACACGCTCCGCCTGCGGTCTAGCGACGACTATGTGGGCTTCGACGAGAAAGGTGCCAACTCGTGGATCAGGACTGCTGTCAGCCGCAAAGCGCGGGTTATTCATCTTGTTGGACATCGTAAGGGAGTCGCGTCGTTGGACCGCGTGCCCTTCGTCTCTTGCCACCTCAAGATCTTGAAGTTGTCGTATGCCAGGCTCGACGTTAGGATCCTTGGACAGCTTTCTTCTAGTTGCAAATCCCTGGAAGAGCTGGATCTGAAGGATTGCTTGGTCACTGGCCCTAAGATTGTGTCTACCTCTTTGAAGAAATTAATCATGCTCAAATGCACGTTCAATTGGGACTTCTCCATTACTGCTCCGAACCTCGTGCTGCTGCGCCTCATCACACCTTCCGTCCGATTTCCGTCATTTATCAACTTTGGGTCACTGGTCACAGGCACCATCATACTTGATGATTCTCTCTTGTGTGATGATTTTGGATACATCAGTGATGAAGATAATTTTgatgaaactagtgatgatgataACCACAACGATGATAAGAGAGAGAACTATAAGATTCATGATGACTGTTCCTTGAGTGATGATGATTTTGGATACATCAGTGATGATAACCCTGGATACATCAGTGATGATGGCGATTTTGATGACTTTGGATTTGGATATGGTTTTCCTAATGGAAGATATGGACACAGTCGTTACAAGGATAATTATGATTATGGTAGCGATATTGATAGTGATGACAATACCTATGAATATAGCGAGATTGCAAATGATGCAAAGTATGGCTACAAAGGGGCCAAGCTTTCTAGTGAAGATGGTAAGTATGGTGGAAACAGTGGTCGAAATTATAGTAAGATTCTAGGTGGCCAAAATATGCTTGAGAGCCTTTCTACTGCTATGAGTTTGGAGTTGTTAAGTGATGCTGGAGAG GTGGTTCTGAGTAGGGAATTGAAAAGGTGTCCAACTTTTAGCAACCTGAAGACCCTGTCCCTTGGTGAATGGTGTATGGCCGCTGATTTCGATGCATTAATTTTCCTGCTACAGCATTCACCTAATATAAAGAGGCTTTTTCTCCAACTTAAATTG AACTTCAGCATGAGGAAGGCATTGGAAACATGTATCAAGCTTGAGAGGAGATCATTTACTTGCAAAGACCTTAGAATTGTTAAGATCAAATGCTCAAAGGATGATGGGAGAGTCCATACCTTGGCACATATGTTCAGTGCAAATGGTATACCCCTTCAGTATATTTATGTGCGTCGGAGCGGGAATGCTC ATCTCCGGGGCCAGAAGTTTATAAGGGAACTCGCCAAGCAAGAACTGGATGAATGTGGGGACGACTGGATGTAA